ACGGCTTGGGAATTGATCATCTTTCCAAGATAAAGTGGGATCTGGGGTTTCTTCCTTCCCAGGTAAACCATTCAACATTTATGCCATCTGTTTCTCTTATCTTCAACATCGTTTTTTCTGTGTACTTGTTTCCATCCATGATTTGTCTGTATCATAATGTGATTTGGATTCTCTTATACTTTCTCTTttccccatcttcttcttcatcttcttcttctacttcttcctcCATTGTTCCTCTAGTTATATAGAGAGAgtgaaagaaggggaaaaaggagATTTATCTGGTTTCTCTTTTGTGAGATGGGTATTgtataatttgttttttttggtagagttaTTGTATAATTGTATCTAATCGATCCATATCTCATTTTTAGATGAAACCCATGCTTTGATCATTAATGTGTGATGTATACTGGTCATGAACAAAACTCACTGCTGGAGATCCTAGAAGACAAGATAATCTCATTGAAAGGTTTTGATTTAGGGAGTGacagtagggttttttttttctcttgagtCCCAATTGGAGGAATCACTATTTCCACCTGTATGTCTCCCCTCAAAGGGGATTTATCTTATACATTTGCATAAGAACTGTTGGGTTCTCAACCAATGACAAATGCCTATTCTTGAATACCCAGCGGATggactaccttttttttttatgaataaagaaaatatagaaaacagGGGAAACCAATGGACTACTTTATTTTAAGTACATTGGTAACATTTTAATCAGAAAAACTTGTGTTAAGGAAAACTAGAAACTCATCAAATTTCCATGGAGcaaatttttaattttggatTAAATAAGTGGAAATGCTTTGAAGAGTTCAGAAATTTAAATTGTTCCACAAGTGCTTGTATTCTGCTCAAACATGATGCAAGCTCCTGTGTGTGTGCACTCAGAGAGAGACAGCATTTCTTCAGATTTAGCATTAGAGAAGGGTTTCAGCTCCAAGTATGTGTTATGTACTCTCAAGAAACTTTACCATCTTTTTTGCTAGTTCTTCTTAATCCTTCCTTTCAGAAGCTGTTCATCAAAGGTTATATTTTGTTCCAATGTAAAAATCCGTAGCCTTTTAAATCATGGAGGTATAGAGTGGAATATGAATCAATAATATCCCATTTTGTTACGTCCAGATTCCACATGCGTTCATTTGGTCCATAGGCTTCGAAGCATTACAATGTTAGCAACTTGCCGAGGGACCAATGGTCCCAGAATTGCATAAACTGGACAATAATACATATCATGTATGGAATTCTTAATTAaaccttctttcccttttcagtcaaattttattttaagcaAAAGAAGATAATTTTCAAGATGCTGAGACTTTTGTTGCAGTAGGTTCCGTAAAAAGGTACCCTGCATCTGAAATATTCGATTGTCACTACAGGTGACACTTGAATGCTCAACAATTTCTGCATTTCTCTTCATATATCTTCTTATCAGTAGCCCATCAATGGATTTACTCCTTGATTTATCTGTTTCTCTCTGTTGCATTTATTAGTTTAACCTTAATTATAAAAACAGATGGAAGACTCGGGGACAGAAAAACATATCAAAATGCAGAAAGTGTCAAAAGAAACAAGGGTTCATACTGAGTCACAGAGCTTTAATTGTGGATCCACTTGTAGATTTTCACGACCAGAAACACTCAGGTTACAAACCGAACATCAGATGAAGCCAGCAAGAAAACTTCATGGTCTCATTGGTTTCGGTCTAATTTTAATAGTTGTAGAGCTTGTAGGAGGAATCAAGGCCAACAGCCTTGCCGTTGTCAGTGACGCTGTGCATTTGCTGATTGATGTTGCTGGATTCTCTATTTCACTTGTTGCAATATGGGCCTCATCATGGGAGGCAACACCACATCAGTCTTTTGGTTTCTTTCGCCTTGAAGTTTTGGGAGCACTCTTGTCCATACAGCTCATTTGGCTGATTGCTGGGGTCTTAATATATGAGGCCATTATGAGAATTCTACACAGAAATATGCCGGTTAATGGGGAACTCATGTTTATGGTTGCAACATTTAGTTTTATTGTGAACTTAGCAATGATCATGTGGCTTGGTCACGATCATACTCATTATGCCTGTGGAAGCAAGGCCCGTGGAAGGGAAGATGTTGAAACAGCAGCTGGAGGGGAGAAGGCTAATCTCATTACAAGTCTTCCAGGTGAAAATCAAAGTGATGATGAACATAGCCAAGTTCATAATTGTAGCCATGATAAAATGGACAGCAAGGTTCTTGAGGAAGCTGAAACATATACAAGCCATATAAACCTAAATCTTCAAGGTGCTTACTTGCATATATTGGGGGACCTGATTCAGTCTATTGGTGTGATGATTGGTGGTGCCATCATATGGGCCAAACCTGAATGGTTGGTAGTTGATCTAGTCTGTACTATTGTCTTCTGTATGCTAGTCCTGTATACTACTGCAAGCATACTTAGAAATGTAGTAAACATATTGATGGAGAGCACACCAGATGGAATTAATGTTGATTCTCTTGAAACTGGTCTCAAATGTATAGAAGGAGTCCACAATATCCATGATCTCCATCTTTGGTCCATATCAATGGgaaaaaattgtttgatttgccatgtAATAGCCGAGCCGGGTGCCAGCTCAAATGAAATACTTCTCAGGATTAGAGACTACTGTGAAAGGACATACGGAATCAATCATGTAACCATACAGATTGAACAGGAATAAGTATTCCAAGAATCATGTTTAGTTCTCTCTGATCTAACTGCAGTTACTCTAGTGTCATTACATTGGGTCAATGTTCatatatgaaattaaaaaagtaGCTCCTAGATATTGTCAAAATGGATTTTGCACATATTGAAAAGAACAAGGAACAAGGGAAGTTAACAATACTGCAACATTGATCAACTAACTTGGCACCACCTGAGTTTAGATGCTTATATTCCAAAGCTCTTAGACCTCATGTTGTCTATGCTTTCTATCAAATCTATAAAACATGCAGATTGCACCTTCCACCATTAGAATTATATTATCTGCACATAAACTCTTCATGAGATATGGACAAAGAAATTCATGTTTCGGGTTGAATTTGCAGAGTCAAATTGTTgttgggggtgggtgggggtaggggtgtcaatcggtcgggccggaccggtctcgatcgggtttAATCgagcttgaccacttggaagccttgcatCGTGAACGTCCATTTAAGCaaacgggcctagctttggggggcatggtacggtttataattgGGCTGGTTGGTgtcaggctttaatcgggcttccttaAACAGGTCTTAACTGGACTACGGacatatttaagtctaaacgggctctaaacgggctttaaacatgCCTACATTAAAATTCTTTActtaagtgggttgaatgcCCAAAAATATGTGAagaaaatctttaataaaaaagaaaaatgatatgcaattatggttgttcttacaaagaaaaagaagagattatgacctttacaacttacaaaataaagcttaattaaattaaatcattctacaaagcaaagggtgagaaagcttaatttatttcttactagtagtggcaagatagaaattttatgtagtattaaagggggtcgaGCTAGGTCGGGCTACAACAAGTGGGTTCAAGCCGGGTGTATAAACATGTCGGTTCGGTCAGGTGCCCAAcgggctagctacttgcaccgtgaacgcccgttCAATaaaagcccaacacgtttattaaatgaGCCAGTCCAAGTCGGGCcgtaaacgtgtcgggctcggTTGGGCCTACCAGTGCGGGCtgagaattgacacccctaggtgggggggggggaggaaagagaaatcgcaaaaagcaaaaaagaaatgaCAAGAATTTCATATAGTGAAGATGTTGTCTTGTTtctaccatatatatatatatatatttgtctaGCTTGTTCTGTTGcctctttctttttaatgaCTAACAAAGGATTGGGGTATAGAAAATATAATAGAAACAGCAAAATAAACAAGCAAATATACGGTGAAGTCCCCTACTCCCTCAGGATTGTTCAAAATCTCCTTACCTCCTTTGCGTCTAACTGCATCGATACTTTGGAAGGTGCTGCAATTGCCTCCACTTTGCTCACTCCAATAAGCATAGGCACCCCAGCATGGCCAGGCTGCTGCCATTGTCGACAAAGCCATTTTTGTTGCTGCCTCCTGCTCTCTTTGGGTTGCCCAAACCATCTTGGGCCCCCTAAAGCTCCCCCCCTTTCAGTAACACTCTGCTTCCTCTCTGCAGGTCTCTTCAGGATCCCCCTGCTACTTGCTCCTCCAAGGGCAAGATTATTAGGCCCCTTCACCCCAACTTTTTCTTCCATTAAGCCCCAAgctccctctccctcccctcttAAAGAGTACCATCATCGAACCAAGTTTAAGCCTAAACTTAGCCTCTCCATGGCTCCCCTTGCCTCTCTTAAGCATTCCCACCCCCTCCTCTTCTAAATGACCTCTTGGACTATCTAGAATGTCCAGGGCCTAAGCTCCTCAGCCAAGCATGCTTCTATTCACTCTTGTATTCGAGAATCCTGCTCTGCCTTATGCTGCCTTCTTGAAACCCATGTCCTTGAAGCCAATGCCCCCCGCATTGCTACCTCCATTTCCCCCTCCTGGTCCTTCCTCTCCAACTGTGCCCACTGCCCCAGTGGGAGGATCTGGATCCTCTACAACCCTCTCCTCCTAAATGTGACTCCCTTAGCCTCCTCCTCCCAATCTCTCCATCTCCttcctatctctctctctctctctctctctctctctctctccccccccttcctcttctctaccATCTATGCTCTTAATCGAGCCCCGGACAAGTTGCCCCTTTGGACTGATCTCCGCTCCTTTGCCCCCTCTGTTGGCCCTCTCCCTTGGGGATTGGCTAGTGACTTTAAATGTCATCAGACACTCCTACAAGAAGATTAGAGATATCCCTATGGACCTCCTCTCTATCGATTTGATCAACGATTGCATCAATGATATTGGTATGAACAACCTCCACTGGTTGGGATCCAAATTTACCTGTAGCAATCATCGGATTGGCCCTACTTGCATTGCTTGCAAATTGGACAGGTTTCTAGTCAACGAAGCCTGGcttgatttttttccctcctcccaCGCCTGCTTTGATCTCCCGGACATCTTTGATCACTCCCCCATCACTCTCTATATCCAACCCCATATTTCCTTTGGCCCTAAACtatttaaattatttgacatatgGACTCTCCATCAGGATTTCCTCCCCAGTGTCCACGAGGCTTGGAACATCCTTGTCCATGCCTTTGTCTCTCCCTTTCTTGCTTTCACTAGAAAGCTGAGAAATGTTAAAGGAGCTCTTAAAAGATGGAACTCTCTTTCCTCTAGGAACATCAACTCTAATGTTTCCCACTACATAGAAAATTTGAGCCTCGTCCAAGCCACCCTTTGGCTTGATCCCCTTAGCCCTTCCCTTGTGGAGGAAGAGAGATCAACCTCCGCTGAGCTCACTGTTGTCCTTTCCTAGGAAGAAAGCTTCATTCGTTAGAAATCCAGGATTTGAAGCTTGGTGACTCCACTCTACATATTTCCATTGCTCTCTCAAAGCTAGAACCAGCTCAAATTTTATCCCTAAGCTGGTCTCACTGAATGGCTCCGCCCTTCTGAATCTTGAGGACATTTAGGATAAAACCTCCTCCTActtttcttccctcttccaacccttcccctccccctatCCCCCCTAGGCCTCCTAAACAAAATTTTCCCTAACCACCTCCTTTCGTCTCTCCATGTCATTTCATCTGATGAAGAGACCCTTTCGACTGTTCTCTCTCATAAGTCCATCAAAGCACTTGGTCCTAATGGTTTCAGTATGAGATTCTTT
Above is a window of Macadamia integrifolia cultivar HAES 741 unplaced genomic scaffold, SCU_Mint_v3 scaffold852, whole genome shotgun sequence DNA encoding:
- the LOC122070192 gene encoding metal tolerance protein A1-like isoform X1, coding for MVPELHKLDNNTYHMEDSGTEKHIKMQKVSKETRVHTESQSFNCGSTCRFSRPETLRLQTEHQMKPARKLHGLIGFGLILIVVELVGGIKANSLAVVSDAVHLLIDVAGFSISLVAIWASSWEATPHQSFGFFRLEVLGALLSIQLIWLIAGVLIYEAIMRILHRNMPVNGELMFMVATFSFIVNLAMIMWLGHDHTHYACGSKARGREDVETAAGGEKANLITSLPGENQSDDEHSQVHNCSHDKMDSKVLEEAETYTSHINLNLQGAYLHILGDLIQSIGVMIGGAIIWAKPEWLVVDLVCTIVFCMLVLYTTASILRNVVNILMESTPDGINVDSLETGLKCIEGVHNIHDLHLWSISMGKNCLICHVIAEPGASSNEILLRIRDYCERTYGINHVTIQIEQE
- the LOC122070192 gene encoding metal tolerance protein A1-like isoform X2, whose translation is MEDSGTEKHIKMQKVSKETRVHTESQSFNCGSTCRFSRPETLRLQTEHQMKPARKLHGLIGFGLILIVVELVGGIKANSLAVVSDAVHLLIDVAGFSISLVAIWASSWEATPHQSFGFFRLEVLGALLSIQLIWLIAGVLIYEAIMRILHRNMPVNGELMFMVATFSFIVNLAMIMWLGHDHTHYACGSKARGREDVETAAGGEKANLITSLPGENQSDDEHSQVHNCSHDKMDSKVLEEAETYTSHINLNLQGAYLHILGDLIQSIGVMIGGAIIWAKPEWLVVDLVCTIVFCMLVLYTTASILRNVVNILMESTPDGINVDSLETGLKCIEGVHNIHDLHLWSISMGKNCLICHVIAEPGASSNEILLRIRDYCERTYGINHVTIQIEQE